From the Lolium rigidum isolate FL_2022 chromosome 2, APGP_CSIRO_Lrig_0.1, whole genome shotgun sequence genome, one window contains:
- the LOC124691129 gene encoding uncharacterized protein LOC124691129, which translates to MKACKQIASMGAAITDEADSKAAAKSDAIQSRKGKKAKGKLAVRSNGAEKPKTHDLSDVTRGLAVMSIVEEMSEDELLALYCYRDIFWMNNFPGVYDKPSVHAIRKKATENWKFFSDSEKAPYLAKARVTKILLAEHNEFKKTLQLTYAMTNKMVNLNV; encoded by the exons ATGAAGGCTTGCAAGCAGATCGCATCCATGGGAGCCGCCATCACGGACGAGGCCGACAGCAA GGCGGCAGCGAAGAGCGATGCAATCCAATCGAGGAAGGGGAAGAAGGCCAAGGGAAA GTTGGCGGTGAGGAGCAATGGAGCGGAGAAGCCCAAGACCCATGACCTTTCTGATGTTACACGCGGGTTGGCGGTGATGAGCATTGTAGAGGAAATGTCAGAGGATGAATTGCTCGCCTTGTACTGCTACCG GGATATCTTTTGGATGAACAACTTCCCTGGCGTCTATGACAAGCCGTCCGTACATGCT ATTCGAAAGAAAGCCACTGAAAACTGGAAATTCTTTAGCGATTCG GAGAAGGCCCCTTATCTAGCCAAGGCACGTGTGACCAAAATACTCCTAGCTGAGCATAATGAGTTCaagaag ACACTCCAGTTGACGTACGCGATGACGAACAAGATGGTGAATCTGAATGTGTGA